A region of the Chloroflexota bacterium genome:
ATGGATGTAAAGTATAGTCCAAAGGGATCTGTGGGTCGCCAATGCTAAGACTGCAAGTTCTTTGAACCCTTGAAAGACGATCCATCCAAAGGCAAGTGCTTCGGCCAGGATGTGATAGCCAAGGGGACTTGCAATATGTTCGTGGCTAAATAAGAGCCGAGGTGGTGGAAGCCGGTAGACACGCCATCTTGAGGGGGTGGTGGGCGTAAGCCCGTAGGAGTTCAAATCTCCTCCTCGGCACCAGGGCGGCGTAGCCAAGTGGTTAAGGCGGGGGTCTGCAAAACCCCTATGCAGCGGTTCGAGTCCGCTCGCCGCCTCCAATAACCATTAGGCAATGCTCACGAAAGAGCTTTCCAAGCAACATCGCGAAGGTACTCTTTTGATTCCGCAATACCAATCAAAGCCTAAGCACGATAACAGCAAGACTGCCCTACCCAGAGGCTTTTCACTTACACAGGTATCTATGCCGGCTGCCGGCAGAAACAAATAATTCACCCATTTTGAAAAGGAGGTAGACTGTCATGGCCACCATAGCGGAACTGGAAGCAAGGATCAGGGTTTTGGAAGATATCGAAGCCATCAAGGGGCTGAAAGCCAAATACTGGCGCTGCGTTGACAGGAAGCTGTGGAAGGATCTGGCGGATGTCTTTGCCCCCAGTGCCACCGCAGACTACGGGCCAAACCTGCAGTTCGAGGGGAGAAAAGCCATCATCCAGTTCTTGAAAGACAGCCTGGGAGCGGACTCGACGATCACTGTCCATGGTGGCCATAACGCCGAGATCGAGATCACCGGCAAGACCTCCGCCAGGGGCATATGGGCCTTGAATGACATCGTTGTCATGCAGCCGAACATGAAGAGAATAGGCTGGGGCTATTACGAAGATGAGTACGTCAAAGTAAAGGGCCAGTGGAAAAAGAAGAGTACCAAGATGACCACCGTCCTGGAAGAGTGGCCAACGACAAGCCAGTAGGCGGAGGATGTATCAAGGCACGAGATTAAGCTACCAGCGATCGTGTACCTCTCAGCACGCCACCACCACCTGGCGACAGCGTTGAGAGCGGCGAGCGAAAATAGTAGAATCAAGCACTTAGCTAGTGCTTCGTAACAGGAGACCCTTCTCCTTCCCTTCAGGAAGGATCAGGGTGACAGCGTTTATAGGTGTCTTTCTGATCCGCCCGCCTGAGGCGGGAGAAGAATCTCATTTGTTGTGAGGAACTAGTCCGAATGCCCTCTTCTTTGTGATCTGGTGCCGAGGTGGCGGAATGGCAGACGCGACGGACTTAAAATCCGTTAGACCTCACAGTCTGTGCGGGTTCGAGTCCCGCCCTCGGCATCTGCTTAACACTACGAACAAAGTGTTAAGCAAATTCATCCAGTCAAGGAGACAAGGCCTCTCCCCTCAAACCATAGGGTTCTACCAGTGCTACCTCAATCTGGCTAACCCTGTAATGAGCACCGGCACCAAGGGCCAAGACATCATGCTGTTCCTGGACTCTCTCCAATGCAGCAATGGTGGCAAACATGCCTACTACAGAGCGCTGAGGGCCTTCTATAACTGGCTGTATTCACCTAAGTCGGGGTACAAGGTGAACCCTCAGGATAACCCGATATTGGCGGTGGAGTCACCAAAGGTGGACAAGAAGATATTGCCTAGCTTGAGCAAGGAGCAGATAGACTACCTGATTGACAAGGCTGGCTGTGTGAGAGACAAGGCTATCATCAGCCTGTTTGCAGATACGGGACTCAGATTGTCAGAACTAGCGAATATCGACCCCAAGAACATAGACTGGCAGGATAGGCTGATTAAGGTGGTTTGCAAGGGCAACAAGGAAGGTCTGGCCCCGTTCGGTATCAGGACTGAAAGGCTGTTAAGGGAATGGCTGTCGCAGTATTCTCCTAACGGCAGGCTGTGGGACCTGAACCGCAGTGGCATAATCGGCATGCTGGGACGATTGAGGGAGAAGACCGGCTTACCCTGCAATCCTCACACCTTCAGGAGAGCCTTCGCCTCCATCCTTGCCAAGAAGGGTATAGACTCCCTCCACATCATGAGGCTCGGCAGATGGGAAAGCATCTCAATGGTAGAACGCTATACTAGGTCAGTGAAGTTCGAAGATAGTCTGAAGCTCTACCGGGCAATAGAGCTATCATAGAGCGATACCAGTTCTCCGACCTTCCAAGACAGCCTGAAGTTCTATAAGGCACGGCTGTCGTGCCCTAACTCAC
Encoded here:
- a CDS encoding nuclear transport factor 2 family protein, giving the protein MATIAELEARIRVLEDIEAIKGLKAKYWRCVDRKLWKDLADVFAPSATADYGPNLQFEGRKAIIQFLKDSLGADSTITVHGGHNAEIEITGKTSARGIWALNDIVVMQPNMKRIGWGYYEDEYVKVKGQWKKKSTKMTTVLEEWPTTSQ